One window of the Candidatus Chryseobacterium colombiense genome contains the following:
- a CDS encoding M28 family metallopeptidase — protein sequence MKKVIIPVLAAVVLTSCGASKTSMETSGSSIVSPTIYNKAFQSAYKEIKAEDLKKNLYVIASDEMEGRDTGSPGQKRAGEYMINYYKSLGISYPKALGSYYQKVPADFMKQRGGGNLPDSENILAFIEGSERPEEIVVISGHYDHVGTRNGVVYNGADDDGSGTVAVMEIAKAFQSAKKAGKGPKRSVLFLHVTGEEHGLFGSEYYTDNPVFPLANTVVDLNIDMIGRDDPENRGKQYVYVIGSDMLSSQLKVINEAANKTTNNLELNYKYDDPNDPQRLYYRSDHYNFAKNNIPVAFFFDGIHEDYHKPTDDVEKIDYNLLAKRTQLVFATAWELANRKERIVVDKK from the coding sequence ATGAAAAAGGTAATCATTCCTGTATTAGCCGCTGTTGTACTTACAAGCTGCGGAGCTTCTAAAACTTCTATGGAAACTTCCGGTTCATCTATTGTTTCTCCTACTATATACAATAAAGCGTTTCAGTCTGCTTATAAAGAAATTAAAGCAGAAGATTTAAAGAAAAACTTATATGTAATCGCTTCCGATGAAATGGAAGGTCGAGATACCGGAAGTCCCGGACAAAAAAGAGCAGGTGAATACATGATTAATTATTATAAAAGTTTAGGAATTTCTTATCCAAAAGCTTTAGGATCTTACTATCAGAAAGTTCCGGCTGATTTTATGAAGCAGAGAGGAGGCGGAAATCTCCCTGATTCTGAAAATATACTGGCTTTTATTGAAGGAAGTGAAAGGCCTGAAGAAATTGTTGTGATTTCCGGACACTATGATCATGTGGGAACAAGAAACGGAGTTGTTTATAATGGCGCGGATGACGACGGAAGCGGAACTGTAGCCGTAATGGAAATTGCAAAGGCTTTTCAGAGTGCTAAAAAAGCTGGAAAAGGCCCTAAAAGATCAGTCTTATTTCTTCATGTGACCGGAGAAGAACACGGTTTGTTCGGGTCAGAGTATTATACCGATAATCCGGTATTTCCTCTTGCAAATACTGTGGTAGATTTAAATATTGATATGATCGGGCGCGATGATCCTGAAAACAGAGGAAAACAATACGTGTATGTAATCGGTTCGGATATGTTAAGCTCTCAGTTAAAAGTAATTAATGAAGCAGCTAATAAAACAACAAATAATCTGGAACTCAATTATAAATATGATGATCCTAATGATCCTCAAAGGTTATATTACAGATCCGACCATTATAATTTTGCCAAAAACAATATTCCTGTAGCATTTTTCTTTGATGGAATTCATGAAGATTATCACAAACCAACGGATGATGTTGAAAAAATAGATTACAATTTATTAGCTAAAAGAACACAGTTGGTGTTTGCAACAGCCTGGGAATTGGCTAACAGAAAGGAAAGAATTGTAGTAGATAAAAAATAA
- a CDS encoding glyoxalase, with translation MKQQIKSIRPFIGSENFEISRNFYRDLGFKEIILEPKLSLFKWNEIGFYLQDAYVKDWIDNTMIFVEVEDVDVFWKNLQELNLDKYNGVRLTPVRMMTWGKECFVHDPSGILWHFGEFFDQ, from the coding sequence ATGAAACAGCAAATTAAATCTATCCGCCCGTTTATAGGATCAGAAAATTTTGAGATCAGCCGTAATTTTTACAGAGATCTAGGATTTAAAGAAATTATTTTAGAGCCTAAATTATCCCTGTTCAAATGGAATGAAATTGGATTTTATCTACAAGACGCCTATGTAAAAGACTGGATCGATAATACCATGATTTTTGTTGAAGTAGAAGACGTTGATGTGTTTTGGAAGAATCTGCAGGAATTGAACCTTGATAAATATAATGGAGTAAGATTAACTCCGGTCAGAATGATGACATGGGGAAAAGAATGTTTTGTTCATGATCCTTCCGGTATTTTATGGCATTTCGGAGAATTTTTTGATCAATAA
- a CDS encoding helix-turn-helix domain-containing protein codes for MKKVANLNTTLVCKNRMNAIKDAMEILSGKWKFHILGTLLQGGSMRFMDLLREIDGIAAKMLSKELQDMEINHLIKRTVLDTKPVTVEYEVTEYGRTIEPIIDEIAKWGIEYRKSLYQN; via the coding sequence ATGAAAAAAGTAGCCAATTTAAATACAACATTAGTCTGCAAAAACAGAATGAACGCTATTAAGGATGCTATGGAGATTCTATCCGGCAAATGGAAGTTTCATATTCTGGGCACTTTACTGCAGGGAGGAAGTATGCGTTTTATGGATTTGTTGAGAGAAATTGACGGTATTGCCGCCAAAATGCTTTCAAAAGAACTTCAGGATATGGAGATCAATCATCTCATCAAGCGTACTGTACTGGATACAAAACCTGTAACGGTAGAATATGAAGTTACCGAATACGGCAGAACTATTGAGCCTATTATTGATGAAATTGCTAAATGGGGCATTGAATACAGGAAATCTCTTTATCAGAATTAA
- a CDS encoding ClpXP adapter SpxH family protein, with the protein MENKTTNPLLCDPATGICETPGEKTDNGYVKTNEKPVKVIYFTDPICSSCWGIEPQLRKLKLEYGNSVEIEYRMGGLLPDWSYNSGGISKPSDVAHHWDEVSGYYDMPIDGDVWLKDPLDSSYPPSIAFKAAQLQDKSKALDFMRELREMVFLKKKNIAKWEHIAAAAEKVGLDTHKLKADFEGKAKDLFQEDLKLAREMGVRGFPTMFFTNGGGNRETVYGSKPYAFYETAILKINSDTKKSEYSKNWESLFAKYPSLTAKEFSELSGTPRVESERLLNDLAAKGTLEKLTTKNGSIWTLKS; encoded by the coding sequence ATGGAAAACAAAACTACTAACCCATTATTATGTGATCCTGCAACAGGGATTTGTGAGACACCAGGAGAAAAGACGGACAATGGGTATGTCAAAACCAATGAAAAACCAGTGAAAGTTATTTATTTTACCGATCCCATTTGCTCTTCTTGCTGGGGAATCGAACCTCAATTGAGAAAGTTAAAATTAGAATACGGAAACAGTGTAGAAATAGAATACAGAATGGGAGGTCTTCTTCCGGACTGGAGCTACAACAGTGGAGGAATCAGTAAACCTTCAGATGTTGCTCACCACTGGGATGAGGTAAGCGGATATTATGATATGCCAATTGATGGAGATGTTTGGTTAAAAGATCCGCTAGACTCTTCTTATCCTCCTTCTATTGCATTTAAAGCAGCTCAGCTTCAGGATAAATCTAAAGCGTTGGATTTTATGAGAGAGCTTCGTGAAATGGTATTTTTAAAGAAAAAAAATATCGCAAAATGGGAACATATTGCTGCTGCGGCTGAAAAAGTTGGATTGGATACCCATAAGCTAAAAGCAGATTTTGAAGGAAAAGCAAAAGACCTTTTCCAGGAAGATCTGAAACTGGCAAGAGAAATGGGCGTTCGTGGTTTTCCTACGATGTTCTTTACCAATGGAGGTGGGAACAGAGAAACAGTGTATGGTTCAAAACCATACGCATTCTACGAAACTGCTATCTTAAAAATAAATTCAGATACAAAAAAATCTGAATATTCTAAAAACTGGGAAAGTTTATTCGCGAAATATCCTTCTCTTACAGCAAAAGAATTTTCAGAATTATCAGGAACACCAAGAGTGGAGAGCGAGAGACTTTTAAATGACCTCGCCGCTAAAGGAACTCTTGAAAAACTTACGACTAAAAACGGTTCAATCTGGACTTTAAAATCGTAA
- a CDS encoding VOC family protein: MKTKQIWANLPISDLERTTKFYEELGFTSNNSVKSDQLISFSFGENNFIINFFLKDILESNTKMKFSDLKTGNEIIFSLSAGSKEEVEEWVKKVEKAGGIISTTPYAIEEGYTFGFSDPDGHAFNVLYWPGM; encoded by the coding sequence ATGAAAACAAAGCAAATATGGGCAAACCTGCCTATTTCAGATCTTGAAAGAACAACAAAGTTTTATGAAGAACTGGGCTTTACATCAAATAATTCTGTAAAGTCTGATCAGTTGATAAGTTTTTCGTTTGGAGAAAATAATTTTATTATTAATTTTTTCCTGAAGGATATTCTTGAAAGCAATACTAAAATGAAGTTTTCGGATCTGAAAACCGGAAATGAAATCATTTTCAGTCTTTCTGCAGGAAGTAAAGAAGAAGTTGAGGAATGGGTAAAAAAAGTTGAAAAAGCTGGTGGTATAATTTCTACGACGCCTTATGCAATAGAAGAAGGATATACATTTGGATTTTCCGATCCGGACGGGCACGCATTCAATGTGCTCTATTGGCCGGGAATGTAA
- a CDS encoding SDR family oxidoreductase, whose product MKTIFITGASTGLGKTTAKLFQSRGWNVIATMRNPEAETELNQLENITLLPLDVTNLEQIQTTVKKALEYSDIDLVFNNAGYGLIGPLEALHDDQILKQLNTNLLGVIRVTKEFIPYFRERKSGMFITTTSIGGLIAFPLSSTYHATKWALEGWSESLAYELNTLGIDIKTVSPGGIKTDFISRSLDMGTQPEYQTMIDTMFSNTEDMMEAASEPELIADVVYEAATDGKKQLRYVAGEDAKALYAQRLEIGAEAFREQLGKKFI is encoded by the coding sequence ATGAAAACAATTTTCATAACAGGAGCCTCAACAGGACTAGGAAAAACAACAGCAAAATTATTTCAAAGTAGAGGGTGGAACGTGATTGCAACGATGAGAAATCCGGAAGCTGAAACAGAATTGAATCAATTGGAAAACATTACACTTCTTCCACTGGATGTTACCAATTTAGAACAAATTCAGACAACCGTAAAAAAAGCGTTAGAATACAGTGATATTGATTTGGTCTTCAATAATGCAGGATATGGATTAATCGGACCTTTAGAAGCTTTACATGATGATCAGATCCTGAAACAATTAAATACTAATTTATTAGGGGTTATCCGTGTTACCAAAGAATTCATTCCTTATTTCAGAGAAAGAAAAAGCGGAATGTTCATTACAACCACATCCATCGGTGGATTAATTGCTTTTCCGTTAAGTTCAACGTATCATGCTACAAAATGGGCTTTGGAAGGATGGAGTGAAAGTTTGGCTTACGAATTAAATACATTAGGGATTGATATAAAAACGGTTTCTCCGGGAGGAATTAAAACCGATTTCATCAGCCGTTCGCTAGATATGGGGACACAACCGGAATATCAAACCATGATAGATACGATGTTCTCAAATACAGAAGATATGATGGAGGCTGCCTCTGAACCTGAACTTATTGCAGATGTAGTATATGAAGCAGCAACAGACGGAAAAAAACAGCTGAGATACGTTGCAGGGGAAGACGCCAAAGCTTTATATGCGCAACGTCTGGAAATAGGAGCTGAAGCATTCAGAGAACAGCTCGGCAAGAAGTTTATTTAA
- a CDS encoding NAD(P)H-binding protein: MKKDTIALIGGTGKSGKYLVQQLLKNNYHLKLLLRNPENFTLQSHLTEVVKGDARDYDAIQKLIKDCELVISTLGQPAGEESIFSDATKNIIKAMNFHGIKRYIVTTGLNVDTPFDNKNEKVKMATDWMYQHYPKTTADKQKEYELLVASNLNWTLVRLPLINLTDESLRTETSLEDCKGENISATDLGKFLVSQIDDETFIKQSPFLYNV, from the coding sequence ATGAAAAAAGATACAATCGCTCTAATCGGCGGAACAGGAAAATCGGGAAAATATCTTGTTCAACAACTTTTAAAAAATAATTATCACCTTAAACTATTATTAAGAAATCCAGAGAATTTTACACTTCAAAGCCATTTGACAGAAGTTGTAAAAGGGGACGCGAGAGATTACGACGCTATTCAGAAGTTAATTAAAGATTGTGAACTCGTCATCAGTACTTTGGGACAACCTGCAGGGGAAGAATCAATCTTCAGTGATGCCACGAAAAACATTATTAAAGCAATGAATTTTCACGGAATTAAAAGATACATCGTCACCACAGGACTGAACGTCGATACACCTTTTGACAATAAAAATGAAAAGGTGAAAATGGCCACCGATTGGATGTATCAACATTATCCAAAAACAACTGCAGACAAACAGAAAGAATATGAACTTCTCGTAGCAAGCAATCTAAACTGGACGTTGGTAAGACTTCCTTTAATCAATTTAACAGATGAAAGTTTAAGGACAGAAACATCTCTGGAAGACTGTAAAGGAGAAAATATCTCGGCAACAGATTTAGGAAAATTTTTAGTTTCTCAGATTGATGATGAGACTTTTATTAAGCAAAGTCCATTTTTATATAATGTTTAA
- the uvrA gene encoding excinuclease ABC subunit UvrA translates to MASTTDIDIKKQIFVKNAHLNNLKHIDVLIPKNKLIVITGVSGSGKSSLAFDTIYAEGQRRYVESLSSYARQFLGKLEKPKVDDIKGLAPSIAIQQKVISSNPRSTVGTSTEIYDYMKLLFARIGKTFSPVSGEEVKKDSVSDVVDFIKASKKDTSFLLTAPYEYDIANFGENLNVLKLAGFTRLEINGNVAGIEDLESFGFTPEKGMEINLVIDRFSYEEDESFLQRLADSIQMAFYEGRGYCSLKNIETGKIKEFSNKFELDGIEFLEPNVHFFSFNNPYGACPTCEGYGKVIGIDEDLVIPNKTLSIFEDAVASWKGESMSEWKKDFIKKAKDFPIHKPYHQLTKEQRTYLWKGDGSKTFPSVNNFFQMLEENLYKIQYRVMLSRYRGKTLCPTCEGLRLREETSWVKIDGHNIQSMIELPLDELFPLIKSLKLSDHDQEVAKRLLYEITTRLEFLLKVGLGYLTLNRTSNTLSGGESQRINLATSLGSSLVGSIYILDEPSIGLHSRDTENLIEVLQNLRDLGNTVIVVEHDEDVMRAADYIIDIGPEAGYLGGELVFAGDYKELKDADTLTSKYLTGRLEIEVPAKRRKAKEWINIKGARQNNLKNIDVEVPLENLVVISGVSGSGKSTLMKEILTNDIQIQLGMGGKKGDYDSVEFPKKLIKHIELIDQNPIGKSSRSNPVTYLKAYDDIRDLFAKQKVAKMMGYKPKHFSFNVDGGRCDECKGEGVINVSMQFMADIELECEVCKGTRFKNEILEVRYDEKNISDILHMTVDEALEFFKDNHEDKIVTKLRPLQDVGLGYLQLGQSSSTLSGGEAQRVKLASFLVKGVTTDKTLFIFDEPSTGLHFHDIQKLLKSLQALIDLGHSIIVIEHQPDIIKCADYIIDIGPEAGKYGGEVVFAGTPEDLAKNKKSHTAKYIKEKLEN, encoded by the coding sequence ATGGCTTCAACTACAGATATAGATATTAAAAAACAGATTTTTGTTAAGAATGCACATCTTAATAATCTGAAACACATAGATGTACTCATCCCTAAAAATAAATTGATTGTCATCACTGGAGTTTCCGGAAGCGGAAAATCTTCATTGGCTTTTGACACCATTTATGCAGAAGGACAGAGACGTTATGTTGAGAGTTTAAGCTCTTATGCGCGTCAGTTTTTGGGCAAACTGGAAAAACCGAAAGTTGATGATATTAAAGGATTAGCTCCTTCCATTGCTATTCAGCAGAAGGTCATTTCTTCGAATCCCCGTTCAACGGTGGGAACTTCAACGGAAATTTACGATTATATGAAGCTTCTTTTCGCAAGAATCGGGAAAACATTTTCTCCGGTTTCAGGTGAAGAAGTTAAAAAAGATTCGGTTTCTGATGTGGTAGATTTTATTAAAGCTTCTAAAAAAGATACTTCCTTTTTACTGACGGCTCCTTATGAATATGATATCGCAAATTTTGGAGAAAACCTAAATGTCTTAAAACTTGCCGGGTTCACAAGACTGGAAATCAACGGAAATGTTGCAGGAATAGAGGATTTGGAAAGCTTTGGTTTTACACCTGAAAAAGGTATGGAAATTAATCTCGTGATCGACCGTTTTTCTTATGAAGAAGACGAAAGTTTCCTTCAGAGATTAGCAGATTCCATCCAAATGGCATTCTATGAAGGTCGTGGATATTGCTCATTAAAGAATATTGAAACCGGAAAAATTAAAGAGTTTTCAAATAAGTTTGAGCTTGACGGAATCGAATTTTTAGAACCCAATGTTCACTTTTTTAGCTTTAATAATCCGTATGGAGCCTGTCCTACTTGTGAAGGCTATGGAAAAGTAATCGGAATAGATGAAGATTTAGTTATTCCCAATAAAACATTATCCATTTTTGAAGATGCTGTTGCTTCCTGGAAAGGGGAAAGTATGAGCGAATGGAAAAAAGACTTCATTAAAAAGGCAAAAGATTTCCCTATTCATAAGCCGTACCATCAACTGACCAAAGAGCAACGAACTTATCTTTGGAAAGGTGACGGAAGTAAAACCTTCCCATCAGTCAATAACTTCTTCCAGATGCTGGAGGAAAATTTATATAAAATCCAGTATCGTGTAATGCTTTCCAGATATCGTGGTAAAACACTTTGCCCGACTTGTGAAGGATTGAGATTACGTGAAGAAACAAGCTGGGTGAAAATTGACGGACACAATATCCAGTCGATGATTGAACTTCCTTTAGATGAGCTTTTTCCGTTAATAAAAAGCTTAAAGCTATCTGATCACGATCAGGAAGTGGCCAAAAGGTTATTATATGAAATCACTACCCGACTTGAATTCTTATTAAAAGTAGGTTTAGGATATTTGACTTTAAACAGAACCTCCAATACCCTTTCAGGAGGAGAAAGCCAGAGAATTAACCTTGCAACCAGCTTAGGAAGCTCTTTGGTGGGTTCAATTTATATCTTGGATGAACCGTCAATTGGATTACACTCCAGAGATACGGAGAATCTGATCGAAGTATTACAGAATCTCCGTGATCTTGGAAATACAGTCATTGTGGTAGAACATGATGAAGATGTGATGAGAGCGGCAGATTATATCATTGATATTGGTCCGGAAGCAGGATATTTAGGAGGTGAACTTGTTTTTGCTGGTGATTATAAAGAACTCAAAGATGCAGATACTTTAACCTCAAAATATCTGACAGGCAGACTGGAAATTGAGGTTCCTGCAAAGCGCAGAAAGGCCAAAGAATGGATCAATATAAAAGGTGCCCGTCAAAATAATCTTAAAAACATAGATGTAGAGGTTCCGTTGGAAAATCTTGTAGTGATCTCAGGGGTTTCGGGAAGCGGAAAATCTACGTTAATGAAAGAGATTCTTACCAACGATATCCAGATTCAATTAGGAATGGGTGGTAAAAAAGGAGATTATGATTCAGTGGAGTTTCCCAAAAAACTTATCAAGCACATTGAACTGATCGACCAAAACCCAATCGGGAAATCTTCAAGATCCAATCCTGTTACCTATCTTAAAGCGTACGATGATATCAGAGATTTATTTGCTAAGCAAAAGGTGGCAAAAATGATGGGGTATAAACCTAAACATTTCTCTTTCAACGTAGATGGCGGAAGATGTGATGAATGTAAAGGAGAAGGTGTTATTAATGTTTCGATGCAGTTCATGGCAGATATCGAACTGGAATGTGAAGTTTGTAAGGGGACCCGTTTTAAGAATGAAATTCTTGAAGTAAGGTATGACGAGAAGAATATTTCAGATATTCTTCATATGACTGTTGATGAAGCTTTGGAATTTTTCAAAGATAATCATGAAGATAAAATCGTGACCAAATTAAGACCTTTACAGGATGTTGGTTTAGGGTACTTACAGCTGGGGCAGAGTTCTTCTACCCTTTCCGGTGGTGAAGCACAGCGTGTGAAGTTGGCTTCTTTCCTTGTAAAAGGAGTTACTACAGACAAAACGTTATTTATTTTCGATGAACCTTCTACAGGACTTCATTTCCATGATATTCAGAAATTACTAAAATCTTTACAGGCATTAATTGATTTAGGGCATTCAATAATCGTCATTGAACATCAGCCGGATATCATTAAATGCGCAGATTATATTATCGATATCGGCCCTGAAGCAGGAAAGTATGGTGGTGAAGTTGTTTTTGCGGGAACACCTGAAGATTTGGCAAAAAATAAGAAATCACATACAGCGAAATACATTAAGGAAAAGCTGGAAAACTAA
- a CDS encoding TonB-dependent receptor → MTKKLKVNTVMIKKIGSLFLIGSVFFVKAQEKTSDIETIEIQGKFISTPYKSANQNITVITKEEIANSPAKSIDEVLQQVAGMDIRRRGANGVQSDVSFRGSSFEQVLLLINGIRMNDSQTGHNSLNLPVDLADVERIEVIKGPAARRFGQNAYAGAINIITKINPGKKVKINAEAGDFETYGLGLSAHLGGEKFSNSLNMSSNSSQGYMHNTDYAIRNIFYQSQLKIKDGDVRLQAGFSEKKFGANGFYSSPLATEQYEELQASVISLAHRQTFGKFKLNSNVYWRRGQDMYLYNREKPEIYRNMHIGNNVGGEVNSSYDWALGTTGIGVELRKEFLASNNLGNRERFVSQVFFEHYFSFFDKKLNISPGISWANYSNAGNFFYPGLDVGYNFTSNSKVYGNISKVHRVPTFTDLYYMSKTENGNPNLKPESALYAEIGYQYQTKDILAKVSGFLRSSTNPIDWTKTSLNDPIWYAQNVGDMEIKGIEIEINHQVFNWLKYSAGYTYLDNDFKQQKDLVSRYTLDNLKHQFIGKLETKFLKSFTNELVYRYNERLNNGSYNLLDEKISFAKKDFSVYVLINNITNTEYTETFGVKMPKRWFHLGFTYNLNIK, encoded by the coding sequence ATGACCAAAAAACTAAAAGTAAATACCGTTATGATTAAGAAAATAGGCAGTCTCTTCCTTATTGGATCTGTATTTTTTGTGAAAGCTCAGGAAAAAACGTCTGACATTGAAACGATTGAAATTCAGGGGAAATTCATTTCTACACCTTATAAATCTGCCAATCAGAATATTACTGTTATTACAAAAGAGGAAATTGCAAATTCTCCTGCAAAAAGTATCGATGAGGTTCTTCAGCAGGTTGCCGGTATGGACATCAGAAGGAGAGGAGCTAATGGGGTGCAGAGTGATGTTTCTTTCAGAGGTAGTTCTTTTGAACAGGTTCTTCTTCTTATCAACGGAATCCGGATGAATGATTCCCAGACTGGTCACAATTCATTGAATCTTCCAGTTGATTTGGCAGATGTAGAAAGAATTGAAGTCATCAAGGGACCTGCCGCAAGAAGATTCGGTCAAAATGCCTATGCAGGAGCTATTAATATTATCACAAAAATTAATCCCGGTAAAAAAGTAAAAATTAATGCTGAAGCAGGAGATTTTGAAACGTATGGATTAGGGCTTAGTGCTCATTTAGGAGGCGAGAAGTTTTCAAATTCATTAAATATGAGTTCAAATTCTTCACAGGGATATATGCATAATACGGATTATGCTATCCGAAATATTTTTTATCAGAGTCAATTAAAAATAAAAGATGGAGATGTAAGATTACAGGCCGGTTTTTCAGAGAAGAAGTTTGGAGCCAACGGATTTTATTCATCTCCTTTGGCAACTGAGCAATATGAAGAACTTCAGGCTTCTGTTATTAGTTTGGCTCACAGACAGACCTTCGGAAAGTTTAAGCTCAATTCCAACGTATACTGGAGAAGAGGACAGGATATGTATCTCTACAACCGTGAGAAACCTGAGATCTACAGAAATATGCACATCGGTAATAATGTAGGCGGGGAAGTGAATTCAAGCTATGATTGGGCATTAGGAACAACCGGTATCGGAGTAGAATTAAGAAAGGAATTTCTGGCAAGTAATAATCTGGGAAACAGAGAACGATTTGTATCCCAGGTTTTCTTTGAGCATTATTTCTCATTTTTTGATAAAAAACTGAATATCTCTCCCGGGATTTCATGGGCTAATTATTCCAATGCAGGCAACTTTTTTTATCCTGGATTAGATGTAGGATATAACTTTACCAGCAACAGCAAAGTCTATGGAAACATTTCAAAAGTCCACAGAGTTCCTACATTTACAGATTTGTATTACATGAGTAAAACGGAAAATGGAAATCCTAATTTGAAGCCGGAAAGCGCCCTGTATGCAGAAATTGGATATCAGTATCAGACTAAAGATATTTTAGCCAAAGTAAGCGGTTTCTTAAGGAGTTCAACCAATCCGATCGACTGGACAAAAACATCTTTAAATGATCCTATCTGGTATGCTCAAAATGTGGGAGATATGGAAATCAAAGGAATAGAGATCGAAATAAATCATCAGGTATTTAATTGGCTTAAATATTCAGCAGGATACACTTATCTGGACAATGATTTTAAACAGCAGAAAGATCTTGTTTCAAGATATACTTTAGACAACCTGAAGCATCAGTTTATCGGAAAACTGGAAACCAAGTTTCTGAAAAGTTTCACCAACGAGCTTGTCTACCGATACAATGAAAGGTTAAATAATGGGAGCTACAACTTACTGGACGAAAAAATAAGTTTCGCTAAAAAAGACTTTTCAGTGTATGTTTTAATTAATAATATAACCAATACAGAATATACTGAAACTTTTGGTGTGAAAATGCCAAAAAGATGGTTTCATCTAGGGTTTACTTACAATCTCAATATTAAGTAA
- a CDS encoding DUF2490 domain-containing protein, with translation MKLFLSLSLFLSLTFIKAQEHLSGFGALTLTYKFHPKFFLYAEGQMRSIDEFTYPDYYEIKGGVGYNLTKNHKPFIGLGRYATYKNHAINKEEFRIWLQDVIDVKKGIVKFENRFRAEKSWFYEPQTDKSSQRMRYRYRLNVSVPLNAKEVKKGTVFANAYDEVFFVSPNKPTFARNRVYGGFGYQIDNSIGVASGYLWQREFEAAGNKNLHFLYLALNINIDGTNHPVKTFDYPGAD, from the coding sequence ATGAAACTTTTTCTAAGTCTTAGTTTATTTTTAAGTCTTACTTTTATTAAAGCCCAGGAACATCTTTCCGGATTTGGCGCACTGACATTAACCTACAAGTTTCATCCGAAATTTTTCCTTTATGCAGAAGGTCAGATGAGAAGTATTGATGAGTTTACTTACCCCGATTATTATGAGATAAAAGGAGGAGTAGGATACAATCTTACAAAAAATCATAAACCCTTCATTGGTTTAGGAAGATATGCAACCTACAAAAATCATGCAATCAACAAAGAGGAGTTCAGAATATGGTTGCAGGACGTCATTGATGTAAAAAAGGGAATCGTAAAATTTGAAAATCGTTTTCGCGCTGAGAAAAGCTGGTTTTATGAGCCTCAAACTGATAAAAGCTCACAGAGAATGCGTTATCGTTATCGTTTAAATGTGAGTGTTCCTTTAAATGCTAAAGAAGTGAAAAAAGGAACTGTGTTTGCCAATGCCTATGATGAGGTATTTTTTGTAAGTCCTAATAAACCTACATTTGCAAGAAACAGAGTCTATGGAGGATTTGGTTATCAGATTGACAATAGTATAGGAGTTGCTTCCGGATACCTTTGGCAGAGGGAGTTTGAAGCAGCAGGAAATAAAAACTTACATTTCCTTTATCTTGCTTTAAACATCAATATAGACGGCACCAATCATCCTGTAAAAACGTTTGATTATCCTGGAGCAGATTAA
- a CDS encoding phosphohydrolase: MTKEELLHKAIKIATKAHKGQTDKYHAPYIAHVMRVMEYGKTTDEKIVGVLHDVVEDHPSEFSLDYLRNEGFPEYIIFAISCLTKYDPEEDYDEFIKRTERSPLAVAVKMNDLRDNMDLRRVNRELTPKDIKRFNKYLKAYRYLIDKY, translated from the coding sequence ATGACAAAAGAAGAACTGCTTCATAAAGCAATTAAGATAGCTACTAAAGCACACAAAGGACAAACCGACAAATATCACGCTCCCTATATAGCTCATGTAATGCGTGTAATGGAATATGGTAAAACAACCGACGAAAAAATAGTGGGTGTTTTGCATGATGTCGTTGAAGATCATCCTTCGGAATTCAGCCTCGATTATTTAAGGAATGAAGGCTTTCCTGAATATATAATTTTCGCAATAAGCTGCCTGACAAAATATGATCCGGAAGAAGATTATGATGAATTTATCAAAAGAACTGAAAGGTCTCCTTTGGCGGTCGCCGTAAAAATGAATGATCTACGGGATAATATGGATCTGAGAAGAGTGAACAGAGAACTTACTCCAAAAGATATTAAGAGATTTAATAAATATCTGAAAGCTTACCGCTATCTTATTGATAAGTATTAA